Proteins co-encoded in one Saccharomyces mikatae IFO 1815 strain IFO1815 genome assembly, chromosome: 14 genomic window:
- the CLA4 gene encoding serine/threonine protein kinase CLA4 (similar to Saccharomyces cerevisiae CLA4 (YNL298W) and SKM1 (YOL113W); ancestral locus Anc_3.60) produces MSLSAAANKISDNDFQNIGPAPRPPSSNGQSRTGYNQTKPITKLMSQLDLASVSHSGTNPSKKKSGWVSYKDDGILSFIWQKRFLMLHDSYVALYKNDKQNDDAILKIPLTSIISVSRTQLKQYCFELIRCNDRNSVSSGSSSTLNLSSDNNSKKSIYIATKTENDLHSWLDAIFAKCPLLSGVSSPTNFTHKVHVGFDPETGSFVGMPTNWEKLLKHSRITGEDWNNNSAAVIQVLQFYQEYNGVSNPTNTLDKSQSGEATSSQKSLASSNSDNKLRNDSVHSKSSSGISSGMISQRQAPQPPNTKSPVSIGSGSLPPINTKLPNSQSNIPRHLQNIPNQQYTQMRNGHSPTNGQFPRGPIHPNHSQRSLQQQQQKQQHQQYPYHQQLPSPSSSSSPSPLNPYRPHHNMINPYSKQPQLPLSAQSTQNHAMPRYAQNSSPTAPQFQPQRTAPKPPISAPRAPYPPNQSAGASSTAIHHAAPKNDEPALRAMRKAPKKPDVDTKQPTGVAKPKKPTRPTMSTAEIMNKLENVTVNADPSLCFKVIEKAGQGASGSVYLAERTHIPTESNMIELINNEIDEPQVGDKVAIKQMVLSKQPRKELIVNEILVMKDSRHKNIVNFLEAYLRTDDDLWVVMEYMEGGSLTDIIENSPTNDTSHSPLTEPQIAYIVRETCQGLKFLHDKHIIHRDIKSDNVLLDTRARVKITDFGFCARLTDKRSKRATMVGTPYWMAPEVVKQREYDEKIDVWSLGIMTIEMLEGEPPYLNEDPLKALYLIATNGTPKLKYPETLSLEIKRFLSVCLCVDVRYRASTEELLHHGFFNLACDPKDLTSLLELKE; encoded by the coding sequence atgtCTCTTTCAGCTGCAGCTAACAAGATATCAGACAACGATTTCCAAAATATTGGGCCGGCACCTAGACCTCCCAGTTCGAATGGCCAGAGCCGTACTGGCTACAATCAAACGAAACCTATAACTAAACTTATGAGCCAACTCGATTTAGCATCTGTGTCCCATTCAGGTACAAatccttcaaagaaaaaaagcgGATGGGTGTCTTACAAAGATGACGGTATACTTTCATTTATATGGCAAAAAAGATTCTTGATGCTACACGATTCATATGTTGCACTTTATAAGAACGATAAGCAAAATGACGACGCAATCTTGAAGATACCACTAACAAGTATTATAAGCGTAAGCAGGACGCAGTTGAAACAGTACTGCTTTGAGTTGATACGCTGCAATGACCGAAATTCAGTATCATCAGGATCCTCATCCACTTTAAATTTATCATCTGACAAcaactcaaaaaaatccatATATATTGCTACAAAGACCGAAAATGATCTACACAGTTGGTTGGACGCCATATTTGCCAAATGTCCACTATTAAGTGGTGTCTCTTCTCCGACCAATTTCACGCATAAAGTCCACGTTGGTTTTGACCCAGAAACAGGTAGTTTCGTTGGCATGCCTACAAACTGGGAAAAATTACTAAAGCATTCAAGGATTACAGGAGAAGACTGGAACAACAACTCAGCAGCGGTTATTCAGGTGTTGCAGTTTTATCAGGAATATAATGGTGTCAGTAATCCCACAAATACTTTGGACAAGTCTCAGAGTGGTGAAGCTACTTCCTCTCAGAAATCACTGGCTAGCAGTAACAGTGACAACAAACTCAGAAATGATTCGGTGCATTCAAAGTCATCCTCGGGTATTTCTTCAGGTATGATATCACAAAGGCAAGCTCCACAACCGCCCAATACCAAATCACCTGTTTCTATTGGAAGTGGCTCTCTGCCACCAATAAACACAAAATTGCCTAATAGTCAGTCAAATATTCCTAGACATTTGCAAAACATCCCTAACCAGCAATATACCCAGATGAGAAACGGACATTCCCCAACCAACGGACAATTTCCTAGAGGACCTATACATCCAAACCATTCTCAGCGATCTttgcagcaacagcagcaaaaACAACAGCATCAACAGTATCCCTATCACCAGCAATTACcttctccttcttcatcttcatcaccaTCTCCATTAAATCCTTATAGACCGCATCACAATATGATAAACCCATATTCCAAACAACCCCAATTACCGTTGAGTGCACAATCAACTCAAAACCATGCCATGCCCCGTTATGCACAAAATTCAAGTCCTACGGCTCCACAATTTCAACCTCAAAGGACAGCTCCCAAACCGCCAATATCAGCACCAAGAGCTCCATATCCACCAAATCAAAGTGCTGGTGCTAGCAGTACAGCTATACATCATGCAGCGCCTAAGAACGATGAGCCAGCTCTTCGTGCAATGAGGAAAGCTCCAAAGAAACCGGATGTTGATACCAAGCAACCAACTGGCGTGGCCAAACCTAAGAAGCCAACAAGACCAACAATGTCAACTGCCGAAATAATGAACAAATTGGAAAATGTCACGGTTAATGCGGATCCATCTCTTTGTTTCAAGGTTATCGAGAAGGCTGGCCAGGGTGCAAGTGGATCTGTCTACCTTGCCGAGAGGACGCATATTCCAACTGAAAGTAATATGATCGAACTTATAAATAATGAGATCGATGAACCCCAAGTGGGAGATAAAGTTGCTATCAAGCAAATGGTTTTATCTAAACAGCCTCGCAAAGAACTCATAGTAAATGAAATTCTAGTTATGAAGGATTCACGTCATAAGAATATTGTCAATTTTCTCGAGGCGTATTTGAGGACTGATGATGACTTATGGGTGGTAATGGAATATATGGAAGGTGGTTCACTGACAGATATTATCGAGAATAGTCCCACAAACGATACATCACACTCACCATTAACAGAACCTCAAATTGCATACATTGTACGAGAAACTTGTCAAGGATTGAAATTTCTACACGATAAGCATATCATCCACAGGGACATCAAATCGGACAACGTCTTGTTAGACACAAGAGCAAGAGTTAAAATTACAGATTTCGGATTTTGCGCCAGATTAACCGATAAAAGAAGTAAAAGAGCTACTATGGTTGGGACACCTTATTGGATGGCTCCCGAAGTCGTCAAACAACGTGAAtacgatgaaaaaattgatgtgTGGTCCTTGGGTATTATGACCATTGAAATGTTGGAAGGTGAACCACCATACTTAAATGAGGATCCATTAAAGGCGCTTTATTTAATTGCAACTAATGGTACTCCAAAACTCAAGTATCCAGAAACTTTATCTTTAGAGATCAAACGGTTCCTAAGTGTGTGTCTTTGTGTAGATGTTAGATACAGGGCATCAACTGAAGAGCTTTTACATCATGGTTTCTTTAATTTGGCATGTGATCCGAAGGATTTAACATCACTGTTGGAATTGAAAGAGTGA
- the MON2 gene encoding Mon2p (similar to Saccharomyces cerevisiae MON2 (YNL297C); ancestral locus Anc_3.61): MTMNTGGFASMQRQLEAELRSLSSESKRRNSSIRHASDKSIEILKRVHNFGELERHPDFVLPFVLACQSRNAKMTTLAMQCLQGLSTVPSIPRSRLSEILDAFIEATHLAMEIQLKVLQVVPIFFKTYGKFIYGPLCKKLLLCCSNLLHVPNKAPVVVGTASATLQQLIDEIFDRLSIGSVEDDKQFEVLISNNETTKVNVYRYDANKLFDNICSLNEINTNGSINDEDMLLDIGDIPIDYGLEILESILKNSQKNLLECEDLQYLLRVKAIPLLLRCISSSKHFSTAVRSCRCLKLLIRKEYLSMLELELEVILSLLIHGISVESNLSGWQRVLSLELFKDLSQDPEIVNTLYMDYDNYPDKKHVFKYLLKECIDLLNSPEYITFLAPSVVVEKMDSPLITTENSVVKTRFMHLLDKSSAPSINITYIISLVLTISNHLCEGLSKSALESSPLERTDEDKQREEGSGNGSSVVKVYSGLFSGLFEINKLFLYSTSLETSIFHLVVRAFQKLAHSAGVLSLDDKLRACMKLFSILITNNASLTQFSVNDLSDTTKDQNVKTISAPKVANSPVETTKDSTRAISVAMKNKEIKRRLHPRNVNSRQVSLLRALVSLSISLGPIFDSESWKYTFLTWQWISYYIYGPSADFKESFYSEDIPPPPILTKSDVTSIESSLTKFFESTSSYSCSTFHLLLTRLILDSKNTLTLEQTNLNHANGIGYHPLDENDEIIPCIYNKAFFVNKIGELATYNCKKFISGKNGKELWSLISTYMIKLISNREMENDSLRLYSVRVFTDIIKKAISEVGNSDEQEDKIKQFGTLENLIIDSLMATINSIKQLDIGKQEIYNGTINVESDILFQLLLTLKEILNEFGELLMNSWTNIFNIINSPFEWTVEDIDLSVNEDIDDSSLFEGIVQKHKNMIQVSYDVFKLISDDFLQTLPMSVIKCVIDTLVNFVTQNRNLNISFSSISQFWLVGDYLRVRFNPETLDLNDEKSKCFSEKIINQKLIEIITSGSSHNWELYNGLWIYLLKNLINCTNDERIEVKNGAVQTFFRIIDSHSVCFPPWDLIFLEVIEPLLTKEWSNEELEKETDFINVTLQGLIKLYPERFKDFQNNINCAKEWSILLNFLKNLLSSNSNNTKNAVILNYQTLLKEIIKIENVPSDILKKCCEIFTDYNITYSDISISASNKTEYDCICELITGFPSLYQLISKYDAMTDEFVEKVLLLFNSAIKYPLLPEFVQDKTKPSSMQKAILSGLDIFSTGDSKDTEILILLQLSTISILAFDTREKIIKKLGPKLPKASLNRLPTFEAISYLSCSNLRNRIAKIDQFGISTLKAKHVLRILRNLAEIIKRKSLIAGSTNDEIPIWVVASNCFSDLSNKIFKSLQQDLGNPLKDNFCDLFISVIVTTLQRISPELDNLTEIDDLNEYSKYREILLGNKIIDLFNERQLDIFISAVWNSSFLYEFDELEDALMKDCSTFSELSFKLSSFNFSSLFGSTTNPHFLTKYKCSLECLQDLVNFMLNQNEKLRELTAPYLSARIALALRRYISDEYLIGRAPIPKLRKKELATLLNGLCGILRVILDQNSSLGNKQIGVQNLQTLSPLVLRTIPVSHKMDGLQDKVLELSLGFTKLD, from the coding sequence ATGACTATGAATACTGGAGGGTTTGCCTCCATGCAGAGGCAACTCGAAGCAGAATTGCGTTCGTTATCATCCGAAtcgaaaagaagaaattcatCTATTCGCCATGCAAGTGATAAATCCATCGAGATCTTGAAAAGAGTACATAATTTCGGAGAGTTAGAAAGACATCCTGATTTTGTGCTTCCTTTTGTATTGGCTTGTCAATCAAGGAATGCCAAAATGACAACTCTAGCCATGCAATGTCTGCAAGGACTGTCAACTGTTCCATCAATTCCAAGAAGTCGATTGTCTGAAATACTAGATGCCTTCATCGAGGCTACACATCTCGCCATGGAAATTCAGTTAAAAGTCTTACAGGTGGttcccatttttttcaaaacataCGGGAAGTTCATATATGGTCCTCTTTGTAAGAAATTGTTGTTGTGTTGCTCAAATTTGCTACATGTACCCAATAAGGCACCTGTGGTTGTGGGAACTGCAAGCGCCACTTTACAACAGTTGATCgatgaaatatttgatAGACTTTCCATCGGCTCTGTTGAGGATGATAAGCAATTTGAAGTGCTTATAAGCAATAATGAAACAACCAAAGTCAATGTTTACAGATATGATGCTAACAAGTTATTCGATAATATCTGTTCATTGAATGAAATAAACACAAACGGGTCGattaatgatgaagatatgCTTTTAGACATTGGGGATATCCCTATAGATTATGGTTTAGAAATCCTTGAATCTATCTTGAAGAATAGTCAGAAAAATCTATTAGAATGCGAAGACTTACAATATCTACTGAGGGTCAAAGCAATTCCATTACTTCTCCGCTGTATCTCTTCTTCCAAGCATTTCTCTACCGCTGTAAGGAGTTGTCGCTGTTTGAAGTTGTTGATAAGAAAGGAATACCTAAGTATGCTCGAGTTAGAATTAGAAGTCATTTTGTCGCTGCTAATTCACGGTATATCTGTAGAATCTAATTTAAGTGGATGGCAAAGAGTACTATCATTGGAACTTTTCAAGGATTTATCACAAGATCCTGAGATCGTCAACACGCTCTATATGGACTATGACAATTATCCGGATAAGAAACACGTTTTCAAAtatcttttaaaagaatGTATTGACCTACTGAATTCACCAGAGTACATCACTTTCTTGGCTCCATCAGTAGTAGTGGAAAAAATGGACTCTCCCTTGATAACTACTGAGAACTCTGTAGTTAAGACGAGGTTCATGCATTTATTAGACAAATCATCCGCTCCATCTATCAATATTACCTACATTATATCATTGGTACTGACTATTAGCAATCACTTATGCGAAGGGTTGAGCAAATCGGCTCTAGAGAGCTCTCCACTAGAAAGGACAGATGAAGACAAGCAACGTGAAGAAGGGTCTGGCAATGGTTCATCAGTCGTAAAGGTTTACAGTGGTCTATTTTCTGGACTATTTGAGATAAATAAGCTGTTCTTATATTCGACCTCTTTAGAGACATCGATATTTCACTTAGTAGTGAGGGCTTTTCAAAAGCTAGCTCATAGTGCCGGGGTTTTGTCGTTAGATGACAAATTAAGAGCATGCATGAAGTTATTTTCGATTCTAATAACGAATAATGCTTCATTGACCCAATTTTCTGTAAACGACCTGAGTGATACAACTAAAGATCAAAATGTAAAAACCATATCGGCACCCAAAGTCGCCAACAGTCCCGTTGAAACGACAAAAGATTCTACTAGAGCGATTTCTGTCGCcatgaaaaacaaagaaataaaaaggcGATTACATCCTAGAAATGTAAACTCAAGGCAAGTTAGTTTACTTCGGGCATTGGTATCATTATCGATATCACTAGGCCCTATCTTCGATTCAGAAAGCTGGAAATACACATTCTTAACCTGGCAATGGATCTCATACTACATATATGGTCCATCAGCTGActtcaaagaaagtttttacTCTGAGGATATTCCGCCACCTCCAATACTGACTAAATCAGACGTAACATCGATTGAAAGCTCCTTAACAAagttttttgaaagcaCGAGCAGCTATTCCTGTTCAACCTTTCATCTATTATTGACCAGATTGATTTTGGACTCAAAGAATACCCTGACTTTAGAACAAACCAATCTTAACCATGCCAATGGCATTGGTTATCATCCCTTAGATGAAAACGATGAAATTATACCATGTATTTATAACAAGGCCTTTTTTGTTAACAAAATCGGTGAACTAGCGACGTACAActgcaaaaaattcatttctgGGAAAAACGGTAAAGAACTTTGGAGTTTAATTTCTACGTATATGATCAAATTAATATCAAATCGTGAAATGGAGAATGATTCATTACGTTTATACAGTGTGAGAGTTTTTACAGATATCATCAAAAAGGCCATTAGTGAGGTTGGTAACTCTGATGAACAAGAGGATAAGATCAAACAGTTTGGTACACTGGAAAACCTAATCATTGATAGTTTGATGGCAACGATAAACTCAATAAAACAACTGGATATCggtaaacaagaaatataCAACGGGACAATTAACGTTGAATCcgatattctttttcaactgcTGCTAACTTTAAAGGAGATACTAAACGAATTCGGTGAATTGCTGATGAACTCTTGgacaaatattttcaacatcattaatTCACCCTTCGAGTGGACAGTAGAGGATATTGATTTATCTGTGAATGAGGATATAGATGATTCATCTTTATTTGAGGGTATTGTTCAAAAGCATAAGAACATGATTCAAGTATCATACGATGTTTTTAAATTAATATCTGACGATTTTCTACAGACTTTACCAATGAGTGTCATTAAGTGTGTTATTGACACGCTTGTCAACTTTGTAACTCAAAACCGAAACCTTAATATCTCCTTCTCTTCTATCAGCCAATTCTGGTTAGTTGGAGATTATCTCAGAGTCCGCTTCAATCCTGAAACATTGGATTTAAACGATGAAAAGAGTAAATGTTTCTCAGAAAAGATCATTAATCAAAAACTAATTGAAATCATTACATCTGGTTCATCTCATAATTGGGAACTTTACAATGGATTATGGATATAccttttgaagaacttAATCAATTGTACtaatgatgaaagaatAGAAGTTAAAAATGGTGCTGTTCAGACTTTTTTTAGAATCATTGACTCCCATTCTGTTTGTTTTCCCCCATGGGActtgatatttttggaaGTTATTGAACCACTGCTTACAAAAGAATGGTCCAATGAAGAACTTGAAAAGGAAACCGATTTTATAAACGTAACATTGCAAGGCTTGATTAAGCTCTATCCCGAACGCTTCAAAGactttcaaaataatattaactGCGCCAAGGAGTGGTCTATATTATTAAACttcttaaaaaatttgCTGTCGTCTAATTCTAACAATACTAAAAATGCTGTAATATTGAACTACCAAACtctattgaaagaaattataaaaATTGAGAACGTTCCATCAgatatattgaaaaaatgctGTGAAATATTTACTGATTATAACATCACGTACAGTGATATATCAATCAGCGCTTCCAACAAAACAGAATATGACTGTATATGCGAATTAATCACTGGGTTCCCCTCCCTTTATCAACTGATATCCAAATACGATGCGATGACAGATGAATTTGTGGaaaaagttcttcttttatttaattCTGCAATAAAATATCCTCTTTTACCAGAGTTTGTGCAAGATAAAACTAAACCTTCTTCTATGCAAAAGGCCATTTTATCGGGGCTCgatatattttcaacagGGGATTCTAAAGATACCGAAATATTGATTCTCCTTCAATTGAGCACCATTTCAATATTGGCTTTCGatacaagagaaaaaattataaagaaACTTGGACCAAAGTTGCCAAAGGCGTCACTTAACAGGTTGCCAACTTTTGAGGCAATCAGCTATTTATCATGTTCTAACTTGAGAAACAGAATAGCAAAAATAGACCAATTTGGTATATCCACATTAAAAGCAAAGCATGTTTTAAGGATATTGAGGAATTTGGCAGAAATTATCAAGCGAAAATCACTTATTGCAGGGTCAACTAACGATGAGATCCCCATATGGGTAGTTGCTTCCAACTGCTTCAGTGATTTATCcaacaaaatattcaaatcaCTTCAACAAGATTTAGGAAATCCGTTAAAAGATAACTTTTGTGATTTATTTATAAgtgttattgttactaCATTACAAAGAATCAGCCCAGAACTCGATAATCTAACTGAGATAGATGATTTGAATGAGTATTCAAAATATAGGGAGATATTGCTGGGaaataaaattattgatCTATTCAATGAACGACAAttagatatttttattagtgCCGTTTGGAACAGCTCATTTTTGTATGAATTCGATGAATTAGAAGATGCTTTAATGAAAGATTGTAGTACATTCTCCGAATTATCATTCAAACTATCttcatttaatttttcaagctTGTTCGGGTCTACGACAAATCCTCACTTTCTGACAAAATATAAGTGCTCTTTAGAGTGTTTACAAGATTTGGTAAATTTCATGTTGAACCAAAACGAAAAACTAAGAGAGTTAACTGCTCCTTATCTTTCTGCAAGAATAGCCTTAGCCCTTAGAAGATACATTTCAGATGAATATTTGATTGGTCGAGCACCAATACCGAAATTGCGTAAAAAGGAACTAGCTACTTTATTAAATGGGTTATGTGGAATTTTAAGAGTTATTTTGGACCAAAATTCGAGCCTTGGTAACAAGCAAATCGGAGTTCAAAATTTACAAACGTTAAGTCCTTTGGTTTTAAGAACTATTCCGGTATCTCATAAAATGGATGGATTACAGGATAAGGTTTTGGAACTATCACTTGGCTTTACAAAACTAGACTAG
- the MRX6 gene encoding Mrx6p (similar to Saccharomyces cerevisiae YNL295W; ancestral locus Anc_3.62): MEYQALRRLVLYYPKAVRSTKFEHNMTRVSCRYMSGKGGQRDGKGDCNEKKDSSKELGRVPSKMKRAYNGGIVAKEGDSYACSVPQQKKQSVGSVGNGRSRESRPSLHLLVPKVASTDHIQNKEVHTEGLFAGYRPLFLGNSSFPSDARKGKNFHELGDVLPNIQVIDASEKDGKLNMQEIIEDLHKSSLRDSIHNMEQHSSSHKRKPVIPWDASISGMVYNDMPFKHVPKSVVLRMKPFKLMRIERKSQMKNTKKPAMIKLQFHNQRINDTLELVNLYQSKSRLHESLLDMKTNQETEYTSTNMNRRQKMLKARSDFQHKLKNYAYKHTFIKNDQELFRNALTKLNKILAREFKKLTKLSIHNEFKREHLPLAIYVSKSKSTKKLFRRSLKMKIMDHIYPVYTTILSTLTNSKDSSKFENKIKGYIEKIIARLSDEVPSTYFFQDGVDCIILPSPIHNFKRMHWLRYTKRHNIFWGRSINKDVQVSFNDKYIITRSGVRYTRYPNNLNTQLLETVFEEWDYYE, translated from the coding sequence ATGGAATATCAAGCGCTTCGAAGACTTGTGTTGTACTATCCCAAGGCTGTTCGAAGTACTAAATTTGAGCATAATATGACTAGAGTGAGCTGTAGATATATGTCTGGAAAGGGTGGGCAGAGAGACGGGAAAGGTGAttgtaatgaaaagaaggattCCTCTAAAGAGTTGGGGAGGGTGccttcaaaaatgaaacgGGCGTATAATGGTGGTATAGTTGCTAAAGAGGGTGATTCATATGCCTGCTCAGTACCGCAGCAGAAAAAGCAGTCCGTAGGTTCTGTAGGTAACGGCAGGTCTAGAGAATCTAGACCTAGTTTACACCTGTTGGTCCCCAAGGTGGCCTCCACAGACCATATTCAGAATAAAGAGGTGCATACAGAGGGTCTGTTTGCGGGCTATCGACCCTTGTTTTTGGGAAACTCTAGTTTTCCCTCTGATGCAAGGAAGGGTAAAAACTTTCATGAATTAGGTGACGTTCTTCCCAATATACAGGTGATTGATGCTTCTGAGAAGGATGGCAAACTGAACATGCAGGAAATCATTGAGGACTTACACAAATCAAGCTTGAGAGATAGCATTCATAATATGGAACAGCATTCATCATCGCACAAACGTAAACCTGTGATACCATGGGACGCATCTATAAGTGGTATGGTCTATAATGACATGCCTTTCAAGCATGTGCCCAAAAGTGTTGTTCTAAGGATGAAGCCATTTAAACTCATGCGTATTGAGAGAAAATCTCAAATgaagaatacaaaaaaaccTGCCATGATAAAACTTCAGTTTCAcaatcaaagaattaaCGATACATTAGAGTTGGTGAATTTATATCAGAGCAAATCCCGTCTGCACGAGTCACTTCTTGATATGAAAAcaaatcaagaaactgAGTATACAAGCACAAATATGAACAGAAGACAAAAAATGCTAAAGGCAAGAAGTGATTTTCAACataaattgaaaaactatGCATACAAACACacatttatcaaaaatgacCAGGAACTATTCCGCAATGCATTGACCAAGCTAAATAAGATACTTGCGAGagaatttaaaaaattgaCGAAACTATCTATACATAACgaattcaaaagagaacACTTGCCCTTGGCTATCTACGTGAGCAAGTCTAAGAGTAcaaagaaactttttcgAAGATCgttaaagatgaaaataatggaCCACATATACCCAGTTTATACCACGATATTGTCCACTTTAACAAATTCCAAAGACTCTagtaaatttgaaaacaaaatcaaaggatacattgaaaaaattatagCCCGGCTATCAGATGAAGTTCCATCCacgtatttttttcaagatggAGTAGATTGTATTATTCTACCGAGCCCCATTCATAATTTTAAGAGAATGCACTGGTTGAGATACACCAAGAGACACAATATTTTTTGGGGCAGAAGCATAAATAAAGATGTGCAAGTGAGCTTCAATGATAAATATATTATTACCAGGAGTGGTGTCAGGTATACACGATATCCCAACAATTTGAATACGCAGCTATTAGAAACtgtatttgaagaatgggATTACTATGAATGA
- the RIM21 gene encoding Rim21p (similar to Saccharomyces cerevisiae RIM21 (YNL294C); ancestral locus Anc_3.63): MDLWRHGTEGLNTYKSCHQMELGSGMLIQLPLYENSAVYADHITFRSFCCERFPVYVSTVLRNNSPYKYLNEVSKDWQTFIQVSDYVGGSAEYAIYALILSITSNFVITVFVTVICCINISGRAYKRILQLLRVASLLASLNLTIFITKVLRGLEKEHNLYGIVRAHSIMHIFSDDMTFVVLDFLSTLMFQFCQVGIVIRLFQRAQEKRIIFFVGVILTMTANILWVVPPFTDHSTRHRNDWQILRPFVYLFRIAIATSYASIVIYHIWQKKKLWFKFNQMGLLTLLTVLVVLLLPGFFLADVSNLWISELGEVFNTTCYVTSTVITWEWLDRLNVLERKEEAQSILGRPIFEEEQQDYKFAKYALKVQNALTRRESPGASMDLNDTSNNSEVCDLQTISRYDPEDQMLEGRSIDQMHFNDKGTYRDQALKKLSYTRDKILYFTDQIVQKSVGHNNNSSSSKSEKVKQRKAMVRKRLGLDQNGVYIYSTKEVIFNSDQDEDVEDEDVENEDEKTENKNVNDNQNNDSTVATFTSNNINHF, from the coding sequence ATGGATTTGTGGCGACATGGCACGGAGGGATTGAATACCTACAAGAGTTGCCATCAAATGGAACTAGGTTCTGGAATGCTAATACAATTGCCCCTTTATGAGAACTCTGCAGTATACGCAGACCATATAACATTCAGAAGTTTCTGCTGCGAAAGATTCCCCGTCTATGTATCTACGGTATTGAGAAACAATTCCCCGTATAAATATCTTAATGAAGTGTCCAAAGACTGGCAAACCTTCATTCAAGTAAGCGATTATGTCGGGGGTTCTGCTGAGTATGCAATTTATGCTCTGATATTGTCCATAACGTCCAATTTTGTTATCACGGTGTTTGTTACTGTGATATGTTGCATAAATATTAGCGGACGTGCTTATAAGAGAATTTTACAGCTATTGAGGGTTGCCTCGTTGTTAGCCTCGCTAAACTTGACGATTTTTATAACCAAAGTGTTGCGCGGATTAGAGAAAGAGCACAATTTATATGGTATTGTTCGGGCTCACTCCATCATGCACATCTTTTCAGATGATATGACATTTGTTGTTTTAGATTTTCTATCTACGTTAATGTTTCAATTTTGCCAAGTCGGCATTGTCATTAGATTATTTCAAAGAGCTCAGGAAAagagaattattttttttgttggtGTGATCCTAACAATGACTGCGAATATTTTATGGGTTGTACCACCGTTTACTGACCATTCTACGAGACATAGAAATGATTGGCAAATCCTGCGACCCTTTGTGTACCTTTTTCGTATAGCTATTGCTACGTCATATGCATCGATTGTCATTTATCATATCTggcagaaaaagaaactgtgGTTTAAGTTCAACCAAATGGGGTTACTCACTTTGTTGACGGTCCTTGTGGTACTTTTATTACCGGGGTTTTTTCTTGCCGatgtttcaaatttatgGATATCTGAGCTGGGTGAAGTGTTCAACACCACATGCTATGTTACTTCAACTGTAATCACATGGGAATGGTTAGATAGATTGAATGTTCTagagagaaaagaagaggCACAAAGTATTTTGGGAAGACCCATTTTTGAGGAGGAGCAACAAGATTACAAATTTGCAAAATATGCTCTAAAAGTTCAAAACGCTTTAACTAGAAGGGAATCTCCTGGTGCATCAATGGATCTAAATGATACATCGAATAATTCGGAAGTATGTGATTTACAAACAATATCGCGCTACGACCCAGAAGATCAGATGTTGGAAGGCAGAAGTATTGATCAAATGCACTTCAACGATAAAGGCACCTATAGAGATCAAGCGCTTAAGAAATTGAGTTATACCCGCGATAAGATTTTATACTTCACGGACCAGATTGTTCAGAAAAGTGTAGGCCacaataataacagcaGTAGTTCgaaaagtgaaaaagtCAAACAACGGAAGGCGATGGTCCGGAAACGGTTAGGATTGGACCAAAATGGTgtatacatttattcgaCAAAGGAagttattttcaattctgaccaagatgaagatgtagAAGATGAGGATGTAGAAAATGAGGATGAGAAGacagaaaataagaatgtAAACGACaatcaaaataatgacAGCACCGTTGCCACGTTTACCAGCAACAATATAAATCATTTCTAA